The stretch of DNA TGGGCGTGGAATTTGAAATTGGTTCTCACAACTTGGGTTTTGGACGTacgtggtttgggtcttccgtGAGTTATGGGCCTCGACTCatcctttaaaaatatatatatatatatatatatatatatatatatatatatatacacacacttatttcacaattttcttgacccataaaaaaattttccatccgacccaaaaatattaaaggaaattactaaaatagtaagcctattaaaaaaatgtattcgaTATCCGCCAAATTACATTTTGGACCCGcaatcaatataaaaaactaaCACTTGAAAATTAATTGGGTTCTTCATACATATAAATCccttattctaaaaataaaataaaaaattttagaaaatgtctTGGTACTGGACCTGGGTGTTAAACAGTCAGTTCATCGAGTTTGATTAAAAGATTGCTAACTCACTCTGGTATAATAGCATTACTCAAGATCCAGATCCTGTCACATATGACTCATTGTATTGGACCTACACAGGATTTGATCCCCTATAGATTTCTCTTGTACTCTGTATTAGCTCTGTATTAGCTGCTCCTTTtattctatctatatatatcttgtttAGGGTAAATAAAAAGTAGAGGCAGAAGTAAATAGTATGACAAAAATCAGCTACAATTACAAAAGacattgattaatcttaaaaacaaaagtatTTGAAAGAAGAGAATAATCAGAGAAAGGAACATGAAGTATTTGGACTTTGTTTTTGAGCCGTGGCTTCGAAGTTATCAAAGCATCGTGGTAAAATATCTACAATAAAATTGTGAGACAGGCCTAGGATCTGGAGAGATTTTAGAAGACATAATTGCCAAGGAATTCTACCAATGAACAAGTTTAATGGTACACAAAGAAGCACTAAACTTGATAGGCTTGTCCGTATCCATGTTGGTATTCTCCCAGTCAATTTGTTTTCTCCAACATCTAACACCGTCAAAACAACACATTTCATCAATGACTTGGGCAGCTCTCTAGTAAGAGTGTTGTTATGTAAGTGCAATGTTTCAAAATAGCAATATTCATTATCTGTCTCAAacatccaactctcaaatcactaagtTGAGTCTAAATaacagtctaattttaagctgattaattttaaataaagtctaacatccaaatatccaactcaaaatatttttacatgtggaacccacaacctttttcgaCTCAACACCTATTTACACGCaagactcacaatctttttctaacttcccataaatatatctaaactcatcttaacatccaaccacatttaaactcattttaagtagaccctacaaaactcactccaacatttcaactcactattatttataaaaaattcaaattatttcaactcaactcaacatccaaacaggaCCTAATGCTATCAATGACCCAATCGACCCATGTGTTATACGCTCCTTTTTCTAATGAAGTGGCAATCTACTCCAACATGTTTGCTAGAAGTACGAAAGATGGGGTTAGAGGCAAGAGCTATGGCACTCAGACTATCACACCAAAAACTAGGAGCCGAAAGGAGTGGGATTTTTAGGCCATGGCCGAGAACTGCAcgcaacaaaaataattttacagtTATTAGCATAGatgatacaaaaataattttacattcaGAGTATTTGACGCGAAATTTCCCTCCAAACATATTCCACGAGATAACACCATTCGAACGGGACGTTTTTGGGttcgaaccaatcacaaaatattttaatattatatactatacaataactatatattttaccaactattttatattataattgataatatataatgtactacaagtctagtagttaatataatacttatactatatactaactattaatatatagtacttattaatatatatatatatatatatatatatatatacttttggtcttctaattttgcactatatattatataacttactatcttgtgatataatctataataactatagttatggtaacttataatagtaactagttactatagttatgataacttgtatagttatcatatcTTAAAATACTTGCACTGAAGTAGCTATAGTAACTATTTTAACTATAgtacttatgataacttgtataattatcaaaacttataatacttacattgtagtagctatataactaataactactatatatattaattattttaacttgtatagttattataacttataatacttacactgtagtagctacataactaatagctactatatatatatagtaactatataatacttacattatagtagctatatagctaatatccagtatatctatatttatattaattatattaacttgtatagttatcataacttataatagttatagctatatagtaactatatataatacttacactgtagtagcCATATAAGGTATAGCTACTATGGTTAATCACTACTATAGCcgtataataactatatataatacttacactacagttatataactagaaactatagttagtgttataatattatataaactataggagtatagttatcataacttatatatagtacctaTATAATTCAgccattgtaattatactaagtacttagagcattggcattggactcatcaaatgagttcaatcttcaaaatttgatgaattcatgtttaaaaacattgcattggattcaccaaacattaaaatccGAAACTTTGACGAATTGTGCAttccaattcattttcaaatttgaagagtcatcattcacactctataactattattttatttacttaaattattgtttcctaattttaagccacaatatatttaagttgggaaacaataatttaagtatcaaattaaattattaattaacatatagttattgtaaaatatgaaaaaaataaattaaaaatattattattaaaaaaaccatattatattattattttgatgaatccaatggctaattcaacgtggggttatggatagggaggttttgagtttatggaaaatatgtacttttcaccaaattttgaagatgaaaatgatggatccaatattaatgctcttagtatgtacttagcataatagaaacaatatatttaaaaataatatactaaatatattaattaaaagtattataatactattattagtttcatttttatacttttatactttgtaatattattattattatatattattattagtaatataattataaatatattaatataataaccgttcgaacggatatttatccagtTCGAACGAGACGCAATGGTCATTACAGACCCAATTtgaatacaatgaaacaaaactcCCTCATTCGAACCAGCAACCACCGAGAGCCTCCGAGTTCGCCCCTTAACTCCACCGCGAAAACCACCACTCAACCGCCTTAGgaaccccacatttgaacttctaagaggtataGGTCAACTCTTCAcctctattgtttagttttttgcacGAATGTGATATGTTTAGGaggtatggatttcgaatccgaaatccacctattttggtgtattccgtggaaataacatcaaaataatcggtagaaatAATTGGacttcactccttaatcatttctaccaattaaaacaaaagataacatctagataggaagtttttcagttcggggctgagtcgactcagccatagCTGTTTGGCTTCTTCCGTTTGAACAAACTCTAGTCCGTTCGAACTCCTAGTTGCCAAACAGCAttatttctgttcgaacaaaataagttcgttcgaatgaacaaagaaactctattcgaatgaacagaacagtccattcgaatagaGTTTTGTAGTTCGAACAGACTATGTTTTGTTCgaacgaattatttcaattcagttcaatatattataattcttcaataatataatttaaatattatggttaattatattcttactttcattatggttaaacagtatatcaatggcatccagcAGAAGAAAACATGCAAGAGATCAGCCCAGTCAAAGTAGTGGATCAGCAGCTCATGCTCTGGAGACGAGGTCTACACTTGTCGAGCGTccagtcattttgtctgacttttccaatctttcatgggagggacaaagcatacagtccatcttcaccgagcggggatggataccgatctgtgagcagcgggggactgcatatccagagatggtcAGTGAGTTCTACCTtgccatgggagaacttagcgctgatgctctgttctacaccatatcagtccggggagtgagtattaatttctctcctcGCATTATTGCTGAGTTCCTTGACATTCCCCAGTATAGCAGACGCATATCCTGCAGCGGCTACACAGGGACCAGCAgctgcaccatctgattccgACACACCGACCGCATCCTCCACGCTAGCCCCAAATGTAGATTCGGATGCTACTTAGaatggtagtgaggatgaggatctacctgatgatggtctcacagacgatcaggtgcgtcagctagtgcgagacccatcggctcttccatatgatgggagcaaggtgatccgacaggccgattgtataggattttttagaatgcttaatttgattgttggctataacatcgatccgaaaaaatacaagactgatttcgggatcgatcgagccagatttttgctgCGGATAGCATGGGGgatcccattgatctggcattgtatttattcctctGCATTCGATCGGAGTTACGCTTttccagtggaggtagtctaccatttgcattgctgatatctaacctctTATTCCGATCGCGGGTTACAGTGTCGGCCACTGAGTGGAGGTCGCCAGAGatggggccccttaacaagatcacattcagtaAGAGCCAGGGGCACTTTTGGAAGACTGCACCAGAACAGCCTAATGATCCTTTCACAaatccagcttctagtagtgttgccgctgttgagagacagcctcctGGGGCTACTTTAGATCAGGTACGAGCTCTATTTGTGGAGTTTGTTGAGCTCATCATGGAGAAGCTTAGGGATCTGGAATCAATAATTATGattgttttagttattattttatatttttatgttgtattgaacattatatatttgagatgtaattaatgtatggtttttatttctcgtgtttactactttgtttatttttttaattttacttgccgttcatgataatataaaaaatgatactatctttaaagttatatttatataaatttaacataaaagaaatcattataaagttttgaagttaattacataaaagtaatttacgaatttataaatattttaactcaccgcaaatcataatatataatatatatacatttttatattttgaaaatgataacaaattaatggaaaaaatatttattactttaatgaaaaaatatatgcacaaatccatactaataaaaaaattaattgaatctctatccgttcgaacaaagaaatttaagttcgaacggttattaacttacctcaggaaaaataaattaattttcggccaatattattatttgaacagattatatactgttcgaacggataataATTCCATATTCGAATATATtttgttccgttcgaacggttttccttttttgaaacgattttgttcgtcacaaaatatcttgttcgaatggatatttttctGTTCGAATGAATTTAGTAGCTCAGgcatttttggagacgaaattcatttgtaattgtgaatgaaatatttattcaatgaataaattgaatattgaatgaataaatagattcaatcaagaaaaaaaaaaactaaaaataggaatgtttttgaaaaaagaaagaaatggaagaaaaaaagtcataaggattcaaaaaaattatgtgactagaaactaaaaaagaaatatggaaATAGTTCTAATgattcaataatattattacttcaATTCAGAGtaatttcgtctccaaaaatgacttttaggtcctaacaaatttcgtccctaaaagtcaaatttcttgtagtgagatcTTCCACTTTCTCAAGCTCCCACCTTATGGTGTGACAACATTGGAGCAACTTACTTGGCTAccaatctaatatatcattCCCGAACCAAACATATTTACATTGATTTCCACTTTGTGAGAGATCGAGTTGCAGCTAAGACTCTTGTTGTCTCTTTCATCAATTTCAAAGACCAACTTGCAGATGTTTTTACTAAACCATTGGTTgctaaaaaattttatacatttcagTCGAGTTTCAATGTAATTGATACCCCATTGGACTTGAGGGGTCTGATAACAGTCACAAGGGAAGGACCTGTATTAAGCTTTGTACTACTTCTAGAAACCACAGCTTGCTTCTTGGAATTCCATGAGATAGGAGAGGGGCCTAGATAGATGCCAAAGCTGCTGGTGCTTTGTCTATATCATTCCCGAACCAAACATATTGACATTGATTTCCACTTTGTGAGAGATCGAGTTGCAGCTAAGACTCTTGTTGTTTCTTTCATCAATTCCAAAGACCAACTTGCGGACGTTTTTACTAAACCATTGGTTgctgaaaaattttatacatttcagTCGAGTTTCAATGTAATTAATACCCCATTGGACTTGAGGGGTCTGATAACAGTCACAAGGGAAGGACCTGTATTAAGCCTATGTACTACTTCTAGAAACCACAACTTGCTTCTTGGAATTCCATGAGACAGGAGAGGGGCATAGATAGATGCCAAAGCTGCTGTTGCTTTGTCTATTATCAACAGATCCAGCCCAATCTGAGTCACAAAAAACATTTAGTGAAAGAGGACCAAGCTGGCTAAGATGGAGACCATGTGTGAGCGACCCTTTGAGATACCTTAGAACCCTCTTGGTTGTAGTCCAATAAGTGGCAATAGGAGCATGAAGAAATTGGCACAATCGATTAAGGGAGTAAGCTATATCAAGTCTAGTCAAGGTTCAATATTGTAGAACACCAATAATTTGTCGGTATTCAGTAGTATCAGCAAGTACTGTCGGCTCTCCCTCATGTTGAGAAAGCTTGGAACTAGATGCAACAGGAGTTGAGCAAGATTTGGCCCTAATCATGGTGATCTCTTGATATTCTCTTACTAAGGCTTGGTCTTGTTTGCTATCTTTTTTGCTTGTTGTCTATGTTGTATTCTTGAGTATACTATGCTTAACAACTCCCCcaccacaccccccccccccccccccccccccccccccccccccccccccccccccccccccccaactaaTGGAAATGCATCGGACCATTAGTTTATCACAAAGAAAGGATGAGACCTTTGATCTTACTGTTAACGTTGGCATATAATTTTCTGGTTTGTGaggatatatttataaagaaggGGATACATTGTGCAGATTGTTGATAAACAAgttaagtttataatttttctacttCTTTTACTAGTATTTCTACCATGAAGACGTATTCAGTTTCTTTTACTACATAAGTATATACATAAGACAAATATGTAATACATATATGTTACATAAATGAGAAAATGTTGAACTATTTAACAACATTCACTTGCACCCCTGTTTTTGGATGACAAGGAAATGCATGCGCGCGCACTCATACACACAGtcttttcacttttcaaaatacaaGGAAATATATGCACACTGCACAGtcttttcacttttcaaaatctcCCCATGAATATATACTACTATTAAAACTTCAATATTCAAGACACAAGAAAATTATCTTCTGCAAAACTGAGAACAACCTGAAGCATCATTCCTGATTTCTGATTTGTGAGCAGTACTATCATCAGCAAAGTGAATAAGTGATTACAGTATGCCTCAATATATAGCTTCAAtgattacaaatttacaaagaaTTTTGTACTTGACGCTTTCTTcagaatatataaaagaaaatatttttaaatcaagctCAGTTAGTGATAGCACTCCAacttttctgaaaatttttataagtgattttatttttaatgaggtGTTATAAATGAGTTCACATACATAGTGATATCTACAAACTTATAGACAGAAAGTGGAGATGGAGAGATGATCAAGTGCTTTTCCAACAACGCATAATAaagattattcatttattcatttattttcattcgGCTCAAAGCCGTACATGCAAGGATATCAActaatttcatttattgataattataataattagaagcATACGATCGAGGATATCCAGCTCCTCATTATTCAAACTACAAGCACAATTTCACACCTTTTTCACAATTTTGGAACTATATCCAGTCCTATCATCAAAATACTTAGACCACAGCATCACACCTCCATACTTTGGTGACTTCTTAATGACAGGAAGAATTCGAGAAATCAGCACATTGGGTGGAACATATCCACTTCCGGCTGCATTAGGAGCTGCAGGCAAACCCAAAAATATCTTCCCAGCCTTTATTGACCTAGTCCATTGTTTCCACGAACTTACTAATTTGTTGATGTTACCTGAACTATATTGGCATTGGGGATTGTTGTAGAATTGAACCCAAACATAGTCAAAAAGGCCTGTGTTTAGAGCTTTACCAAGGAATCTATCAGGAAATGGACATTGGGGAGCTGCGCTTAAGTACACCTTTCTTCGTGGCCTGCTGTAGGACTTTAGGTACCGTGCAAGATCGTTCCAATACTTTGTGGATCCAAGTTCTATGTCAAAGTCTATGCCATCCAAAACGGCATCCCCTAATGGACGTGAGGATGACTTTCCACCCAAGAAATTATTCCACAGATAGCGTGCTACATTTCTTGCGTCTGCAACAGAAGCTAGGGAGTAGCTTCCAACACCACCTCCAAGGGAGAGCATTACCTTCACTCCTCGCTTTTGGCAGTTTCTAATGCCATTGCTGACTATCTTGCATCCATTGGATGCTGGGTTGCAATGACCTGCAAGGTTGATCACTGGTTTTCGGCCATTGCCGAATGTGGTGAGGAAGGCTATGTTTACATATTTGTATCTTCCGGTGGCACAGGTTTGGGTTAAGGTTCCCTCGTTGCCGTTCTGACCCCAGTAGATGGCGATGCCACCGGCATGAGAGGTTTCGATTAGTGTTAGGAATAAGATGGCAAAGAGGAGTAGAGGTGTAACTCGAAGGACGTTGGAAGCCATTTTTTTTACTAACCTCTTTGGTGTTTCGTGCTTTCATAATGTTGAGAGGAGGGTCCTTTTATAGGGTTCAGGGTGCATATGGAGCAGTAGATCAGGTTTGACCAATTATTCTTAAGAACGTGCAAACACATGCATGCCCTTCTCGAGCCAAATTACCGTAATATCAAATTaacaattcctttttttttcgaTATCACATTAATCTAGAAAAAAAGAAGTGTAATCAGGGCAAATGTCGTGGCTCGGATAGACATGATCATGatgtattatatatctataaatagatCATATATGTTGCGTACGTAGTAATAGTGGTACTGCTGTTTTGGAGTGTTACTTTTGCTTAATTACCATTGACAGATCATCACTAGCAATCGTAGCTCATGAGACGAAATTATGTGAAAGATATAAGTAATCATGTATGAACATAAGGCGTAGAAGTTGCAATGTTTGCGCCATACTCCATGCTGCTGGCTAGCTAGCTCAAAATTTTATCAAGCTAGCTAGGCTTGATCAGTACTATTGACCAATATTAATGCACCGGCCTGGCTAACAACACTACTAAAATAAGTTATAATTGCTTGCTTAAAGccataatctcatctcaatcaAAACCAATTAAGTAATTGCATGCATCCTTATCGCTTTGCTCGTGAACGGTGAACGTTCTTCGaactatttttctatatatataatcttgaCTTAATATACAagatatatataactaataccaGATGGCGCTTGATCCACAGATATTACTCGACAGTCTAATCAGCTAgcatgattatatatactgaATAATAATGCAACCATATCATTTGCTTGCAACAACATGATTTTGGGCCGGAAAATGATGACTTACATTAACGGCGACTGGCTAAGAAAAGTCACATATCCTGGACTCTCTACTCTTACTCTTACTCTTATCTTATCCTCTAAAGTTACTTGATCAAGAAGTAGGCATGCACGCACGCATGCAGCTAAAAACTGATGATCAGTTTAAGATCAACTTTTTCAGAATCTGAACATCAACCACATATACATGATTGAGGAAGTGATCTAGGATAGCTGACGGTCTAATTAATGCGGCATTGGGTTAACAAAGTCTGATCGATCGGGCATTAGCTGATCTCTGTTTTCAGCCATTTTGTCGACTGAAGCTAGCGATGATCTCCCCCGAACCcatgaaaatcatttatctatataaataaataaaaccttcATTTAATTTGAGGCTTGTTCAaggacaaaaaggaaaaacaaaatctgCTCAAGCAAAAGCTAGGAGAAGGCCGGAATATATTTCTTGAGCTTGATCTTCATGCCACgttaacctctttttttttttttctttttttttttttttttttttttttggtttggaagCAACCTTGTCAGAGTACGTGACTTCTCTTGAGATATATAGATTATATGATCCGGCCGATGTCACACTGTTTTGgaagattttaataattttctgtaGTGTTACATCAAATATTATCGTTCAATTTTTACATGAGaaccatcatatatatatatatatatataaatatatatatatttatagtcgAGCAACAAAAAATCCAGGCCCGATGGTAAAAAGTCGTGAAGGGATAAGCTAGTTAAAGTACATACCaaaccccatatatatatatataggataggCAGGGAAAAACCCATATACTAGTTGAATAACACTGCTATTGGAAGAATAACCTCAATGCCAAGGAAGAAGTGCAGGGGTCCCATGTCCTTGATGGAGAACTGTTGTCCAAGTTGAGTAATAATACTGGCTACAAATTTTGAATCATTTCCTGTAACAACCAAGTCACCTACATATACCAAGCAGTAGACTATTATGGAATAAGCACTGTACACAAACAATGAAGAATCAGATTTAGTATTTAAGAAGCCAAACACAACCAGTGCTTGTTTAAAGGCTGAATACCAAGCACGTGGTGCCTGTTTAAGATCATATATAGCCTTTTTAAGACAACAAACATGGTTTGGTTTTTCGGGATCTCGAAATCCAGGTGGTTGTTTCATGTAGACTATTTTTGTAAGAGATCTatgcaaaaatgcattattcACATCCAATTGTCTCAGTGACCAGCCCTGCATAACAGCAAGAGACAACACAGTGCGAATGGTAACAAGTTTCACTACGGGACTAAAAGTCTCTTTGTAGTCCAGACCTAGTCTTTGATTAAACCTTTTTGCAACTAACCGTGCTTTATACCGGTCTATAGACCCATCAACCAATCTTTTGATCCGAAAAACTCATTTGCACCCAATAATGTTACATCCTTTTGAAGGAATTACTAACTGCCATGTACCATGGCGCATGAGAGCTGTTAGCTCTGAGGACGTAGCATCTCGCCAACAAGGTTCAGAAAGAGCTTCACTCATAGTATTGGGTTCCAGGGACGGTGGAATTGAATGCTTTGTAAcaagaaatgattttttcgGTCTATAGATATCATTCATAGACCAAGTCACCATATTATGTGATTGGGGCACAAGAGAATCAGAATTTGATGGCACATTTGGGAGAGAGACATCATTCAAAACCGAAGAGGATGGTTGAGAAACACATACTTGGTGAGGAATCGGTGGAGGAGAAGTCTCCATCAAGGATGCCGGAGAATGAGTACCCAATGCTTGAGAAATAGCTGTTGGCACAGACTAAGCTGAGGATGTCGGCAGAGTGAGTTGCATGAGAGGTTCAATGGGAGAAGAGGAGATAGCATCTGGGTTCGCACTCGGTTTAGGGCACAATTCAGAAAAGGAAAATTTCCCTTCATCAAACAAAACATGTCTTGAGTGGAAGACACAATGGGCTTTGGGCTCAAAGCACAAATATGTATTTTGAGAGAGGGAATAGCCCACAAAGATGCACGGTTTAGCTTTGGGCTCAAGCTTGTGCTTGTCATATGGCCTTGTCAAAGGATAGCAAATGCATCAAAAAAGTTTGAGTTTGAGATAGTTAGGAGTCTGATGGAAGAGCTTTTCAAATGGTGTTTTATTTTGCAATGTGACGGTTGGCATTCTATTTATTAGATATACAGCCATTTGAAAAGCGTAGGGCCAAAATGAAAGTGGAAGATTTGCATCTAAGAGAAGCGTGAGCCTTGTTTCAACAAGATGGCGATGTCGTCGTTCAGACATGCCATTTTGCTGGGGTGCGTGAGGCCAATGCCATGAACCGAGAAATATGATTTAAGATCAATGTATTCACCTTTGTTGTCAGAGTAAATACTCTTGATTCGAgtgttaaatctattttccacaagatttcgaaattgaggaaaaatgaTTTGACCATTTGATTTGTGAGACATTGGATAGAGCCAAATATATTTAGTATGATGgtcaataaaaatgatataatattttgaaccaTCGATACCAACATTATGCGagggaccccaaacatcagtaTAAATTAACTCAAGAGGTGCTTTGCTAGTCAAATCATGAGAATGAAAGGGTTGACAATGAGCTTTATTTTGAGAACATGCATTGCATAAAGCATTATTGTCAATTTTATTGGTAGGTAATGAAAAAACACgaattaaataattgaaaattttggaagatGGATGACCAAGTCTTTTGTGCCATCCATCTTTGGAGATACGTTCATGAACATAAGCAACGACATTTTTGGAAGCCATAGCTAACTTCTCCGGCAAAGGGTACACACCATCTTCACATGCGCCTTTGAGGAGCGTCGCCCTCGTGATCCGATCTTTTACCAAAAAATAAGATGGATGAAATTCAAGATAAACATCATTTTGCTTGGAGAAATGATGAAcagaaatcaaattttttttaattgttg from Juglans microcarpa x Juglans regia isolate MS1-56 chromosome 3S, Jm3101_v1.0, whole genome shotgun sequence encodes:
- the LOC121256893 gene encoding hevamine-A-like — encoded protein: MASNVLRVTPLLLFAILFLTLIETSHAGGIAIYWGQNGNEGTLTQTCATGRYKYVNIAFLTTFGNGRKPVINLAGHCNPASNGCKIVSNGIRNCQKRGVKVMLSLGGGVGSYSLASVADARNVARYLWNNFLGGKSSSRPLGDAVLDGIDFDIELGSTKYWNDLARYLKSYSRPRRKVYLSAAPQCPFPDRFLGKALNTGLFDYVWVQFYNNPQCQYSSGNINKLVSSWKQWTRSIKAGKIFLGLPAAPNAAGSGYVPPNVLISRILPVIKKSPKYGGVMLWSKYFDDRTGYSSKIVKKV